In Flavobacterium okayamense, a single window of DNA contains:
- the nadB gene encoding L-aspartate oxidase: MQILKTDILILGTGLAGLSLAKYTNEINPKIKITLLTKTSIDKCNTFYAQGGIAVVHNFIKDSYEKHIEDTLKAGKGFCDVDVVNSVVKQAPDRLKELLSWGIELDKNQSGELDLGLEGGHSQNRIVHYKDKTGYEIETKLVPLIKNLPNISIKTSFFATDLLIKNNTCIGVVGFDDKNEPTTIYTKAVVLATGGSGQVFGVTSNPFVSTGDGVAMAFRAGAKLVNMKYIQFHPTALYEPNKSQAFLITEAIRGFGAHILNNKMERFVSQYHPDGELATRDVVSKAISDQMKKEHSNHVWLDVRHLPIQTFKMKFPKVYNYCLENGINISKDLIPIAPAAHYQCGGIDVDSNGKTSVKQLFAIGECSHTGLHGSNRLASNSLLEAMVYSHSLANYLTNNIHKTRIKTTNNIKIVNKYIRHEDILEFRNLIQKFMTYDTIFRTTENLESKYQSIIEIENRFLKKFKDYNFHPYLCETYNLIQTALIILKDKMNETTTKK; the protein is encoded by the coding sequence ATGCAAATTTTAAAAACCGATATACTTATTTTAGGAACCGGACTAGCAGGTTTATCATTAGCAAAATATACAAATGAAATAAATCCTAAAATTAAAATTACTTTACTTACTAAAACATCAATTGATAAATGTAATACCTTTTATGCTCAAGGCGGAATTGCTGTAGTACATAATTTTATTAAGGATAGTTATGAAAAACATATTGAAGACACTCTAAAAGCTGGAAAAGGATTTTGCGATGTTGATGTGGTTAATAGTGTGGTTAAACAAGCTCCTGATAGATTAAAAGAATTACTTTCATGGGGAATTGAATTAGATAAAAATCAAAGTGGTGAATTAGATTTGGGATTAGAGGGCGGTCATTCTCAAAACCGCATTGTCCATTATAAAGATAAAACAGGATATGAAATCGAAACCAAATTAGTTCCATTAATAAAAAATCTTCCTAATATATCAATTAAGACTTCTTTTTTTGCAACAGATTTATTAATTAAAAACAATACTTGCATTGGAGTTGTAGGCTTTGATGATAAAAATGAACCTACAACAATTTATACAAAAGCAGTAGTTTTAGCAACAGGAGGTTCGGGACAAGTATTTGGTGTAACTTCCAATCCCTTTGTTTCTACAGGTGATGGAGTCGCTATGGCATTTAGAGCAGGAGCTAAATTAGTTAATATGAAATATATTCAATTTCATCCTACAGCTCTATACGAACCAAATAAAAGTCAGGCTTTTTTAATCACTGAAGCAATTCGAGGATTTGGAGCTCATATTTTGAATAATAAAATGGAACGTTTTGTATCTCAATACCATCCTGATGGTGAATTAGCCACACGAGATGTTGTTTCGAAAGCCATTTCTGATCAAATGAAAAAGGAACATTCAAATCACGTTTGGCTCGATGTAAGGCATTTACCAATACAAACTTTTAAAATGAAGTTTCCAAAGGTTTATAATTATTGCCTTGAAAATGGGATTAATATTTCTAAAGATTTAATACCAATTGCTCCAGCAGCACATTATCAATGCGGAGGAATTGATGTAGATAGTAATGGAAAAACATCAGTTAAACAATTGTTTGCCATTGGAGAATGTTCGCATACTGGACTTCATGGCTCAAACAGATTGGCATCGAATTCATTATTAGAAGCAATGGTTTATTCCCATAGTTTGGCAAATTATTTAACAAATAACATTCACAAAACAAGAATAAAAACAACTAACAATATTAAAATAGTTAATAAGTACATTCGTCATGAAGATATATTAGAGTTTAGAAATCTAATTCAAAAGTTTATGACGTATGATACAATCTTTAGAACAACTGAAAATCTTGAAAGTAAATATCAATCAATAATCGAAATTGAAAATAGATTTTTAAAAAAATTTAAAGATTATAATTTCCATCCATACTTATGTGAAACCTATAATTTAATTCAAACAGCATTAATTATTTTAAAGGATAAAATGAATGAAACAACTACTAAAAAATAA
- a CDS encoding Crp/Fnr family transcriptional regulator: MFLDIDLLFTWGAIAKEYEKNEIIFEAGEHANFYYQLIEGSVKMFNLNEEGKEFTQGVFFDGQSFGEPPLFVDDFYPSTAQTCTSSKIIKLSKDKFLKILEEYPSYQKKFLNLMAQRNLAKAKTSRDIINQSPEHRIICFLESKKDENSIEKKLVPYTRQEIANFTGLRVETVIRELSKMKKNKIVDIIDHKLYY, encoded by the coding sequence ATGTTTTTAGACATCGATTTGCTTTTTACTTGGGGCGCAATAGCTAAAGAATATGAAAAAAATGAAATTATATTTGAAGCTGGGGAGCATGCCAATTTTTATTATCAATTAATAGAAGGTAGTGTAAAAATGTTTAATTTGAATGAAGAAGGGAAAGAATTTACACAAGGTGTTTTTTTTGATGGCCAAAGCTTTGGAGAGCCTCCTCTTTTTGTTGATGACTTCTATCCATCGACAGCCCAAACATGTACATCTTCAAAAATTATTAAGCTATCTAAAGATAAATTTTTAAAAATTTTAGAAGAATATCCTTCGTATCAAAAAAAGTTTTTGAATTTGATGGCGCAAAGAAATTTAGCCAAAGCAAAAACATCTCGCGACATTATTAATCAATCACCCGAGCATAGAATCATTTGCTTTTTAGAATCTAAGAAAGATGAAAATTCTATTGAAAAGAAACTTGTCCCTTATACTCGACAAGAAATCGCAAATTTTACAGGGTTGAGAGTTGAAACAGTAATTCGAGAATTGTCTAAAATGAAAAAAAACAAAATTGTAGATATTATTGATCATAAATTATATTATTAA
- a CDS encoding RrF2 family transcriptional regulator: MTNFVQILTMFSKTCEYAIRATIYIASESFAGKRCGIRDIARKIESPEPFTAKILQRLVRVDIIKSIKGNGGGFEIDKVQLKHIKLEQLVKAIDGNDLFDRCSLGLHDCSDKQPCPFHHKYKPLRENLKKTLKETSLLDLISEFNTGDTFLKL; encoded by the coding sequence ATGACTAACTTTGTGCAAATTTTAACTATGTTTTCAAAAACTTGTGAATATGCCATACGAGCTACTATTTACATTGCCTCAGAATCGTTTGCTGGCAAGCGTTGCGGTATTCGAGACATTGCCAGAAAAATTGAATCGCCAGAGCCTTTTACTGCCAAAATTTTACAACGTTTAGTAAGAGTCGACATCATAAAATCGATTAAAGGAAATGGCGGAGGATTTGAAATAGATAAGGTACAATTGAAACACATTAAATTAGAACAGCTCGTAAAAGCTATCGACGGAAATGACTTATTTGACCGATGCAGTTTAGGACTTCATGATTGTTCCGACAAACAACCTTGTCCTTTTCATCATAAGTACAAGCCATTGCGTGAAAATTTAAAGAAAACGCTGAAAGAAACCTCTCTTTTGGATTTGATTAGTGAATTCAATACGGGAGATACTTTCCTTAAGCTTTAA
- a CDS encoding TonB-dependent receptor plug domain-containing protein, with protein MKNNIVIILLVFCFGNLLAQEQDSIIKKELKEVILIGTKSQLHEKESKTLATVDEFLQKASKVDLIKRGAYAWEPIINGMATERTVITIDGMRIFGACTDKMDPVTSYVEISNLSEATISSGQQGSCHGNTIGGTLNLKRNQQNSANKGWNFGINSGYETNNKQKIAGSSINYADSLFYVDTDVMFRDAENFKAGNDKEIQFSQFRKLNLSTTSGFQLTSNKNFEASIIYDKATDVGYPALPMDVSLAEALITSVKFNYKSSFESIDNWETKLYFNTITHIMDDTKRPNVPIHMDMPGWSDTYGFYSKINGKLNEHHFLANINGFYNRSLAEMTMYPSDPSENLMFMYTWPDVRTLYSGIYFEDNVSLNCHSGLKITTTLGMHNNKVASNFGLESLQIFYPELGSIKNRFLKSFSATYSSDKNGFQYGLGIGYGERAPSVSEGYGFYLFNSFDNFDYIGNPNLNNEQSLEANANLGLKKDKWKVQFTTSYFHISNYIIGIPDETIAPMTIGANGIKIYTALDYATIWSNDVSVNYKFHANWSWDGKFGYNLGKDNKNDGLPFMSPMRYLSSIRFNQRKLNAELTIKGNTTQTEFNSFYGEDKTPSYAILNLNLGYKWNLEKTKILFNCGVENVLDATYSTYTDWNNLPRMGRNVFLNVLFKI; from the coding sequence ATGAAAAATAATATTGTCATAATACTATTAGTATTTTGTTTTGGAAATTTATTAGCTCAAGAACAAGATTCTATTATAAAAAAAGAATTAAAGGAAGTAATTTTAATAGGCACAAAATCTCAATTACACGAAAAAGAATCTAAAACATTAGCTACAGTTGATGAGTTTTTACAAAAAGCATCTAAAGTAGATTTAATTAAAAGAGGAGCTTACGCCTGGGAGCCAATTATAAATGGAATGGCTACAGAACGAACTGTAATTACAATAGATGGAATGCGAATCTTTGGTGCTTGTACAGATAAAATGGACCCAGTTACGTCTTATGTTGAAATTTCAAATTTATCAGAAGCTACCATTTCTTCTGGTCAACAAGGTAGTTGTCATGGAAATACTATTGGAGGTACTTTGAATTTAAAAAGAAACCAGCAAAATTCTGCTAACAAAGGTTGGAATTTTGGAATAAATTCAGGATACGAAACAAATAATAAGCAAAAAATAGCAGGTTCTTCAATAAATTATGCGGATAGTTTGTTTTATGTAGATACTGATGTTATGTTTCGAGATGCTGAAAATTTTAAAGCAGGAAATGATAAAGAAATTCAGTTTTCCCAATTCAGAAAACTTAACCTTTCCACTACATCTGGTTTTCAATTAACATCAAATAAAAATTTTGAAGCTTCTATTATTTATGATAAAGCAACAGACGTTGGTTACCCAGCATTACCTATGGATGTTTCGTTGGCGGAAGCTTTGATTACTTCAGTAAAATTTAATTACAAATCAAGTTTTGAATCAATCGATAACTGGGAAACAAAATTATATTTCAATACCATTACACACATTATGGACGATACAAAACGTCCAAATGTTCCAATACATATGGATATGCCAGGTTGGAGTGATACTTATGGTTTTTACTCAAAAATTAATGGAAAATTAAATGAACATCATTTTTTGGCTAATATAAACGGATTTTATAATCGTTCACTAGCTGAAATGACGATGTATCCTTCTGATCCAAGCGAAAACTTAATGTTCATGTATACTTGGCCTGATGTTCGTACGTTGTATTCTGGAATTTATTTTGAAGATAACGTGTCATTAAATTGCCACTCTGGTTTAAAAATTACTACTACTTTAGGAATGCATAATAATAAAGTTGCGAGTAATTTTGGATTAGAAAGTTTGCAAATATTTTATCCAGAATTGGGATCTATTAAAAACCGATTTTTAAAAAGTTTCTCCGCAACTTATTCATCAGATAAAAACGGATTTCAATATGGCCTTGGAATTGGATATGGAGAAAGAGCACCATCAGTTTCTGAAGGTTACGGATTTTATTTATTTAATAGCTTTGATAATTTTGATTATATCGGAAATCCTAATTTAAATAATGAACAATCGCTTGAGGCAAATGCGAATTTGGGCTTAAAAAAAGATAAATGGAAAGTGCAGTTTACTACATCATACTTTCATATATCAAATTATATCATAGGAATTCCAGACGAAACAATTGCTCCTATGACAATTGGAGCTAATGGAATTAAAATTTATACAGCTTTAGATTATGCAACAATTTGGTCTAATGATGTATCTGTAAATTATAAATTCCACGCTAATTGGAGCTGGGATGGAAAATTTGGATACAATTTAGGAAAAGATAATAAAAATGATGGCTTACCATTTATGAGCCCAATGCGATATTTATCTAGCATACGTTTTAATCAAAGAAAATTAAATGCTGAATTAACAATTAAAGGGAATACTACTCAGACTGAATTTAATTCTTTCTATGGCGAAGACAAAACACCTAGTTATGCAATCTTAAATCTTAATTTGGGATATAAATGGAATCTTGAAAAAACCAAGATATTGTTCAATTGTGGAGTAGAAAATGTATTAGATGCTACCTATTCAACTTATACTGATTGGAATAATTTACCACGAATGGGAAGAAATGTATTTTTGAATGTATTATTTAAAATATAA
- a CDS encoding RrF2 family transcriptional regulator, translating to MFSKSCNYAIKACIFIAKQSLEDKKVGFIDISKEIDSPQAFTAKILQLVVKEGIIDSAKGVNGGFYIPKKRISNIYLSQIVSAIDGDAVFKGCGIGLSHCSEDHPCPVHDKFKDIRNALSNMLETTNLEELALGIKSGETFLKY from the coding sequence ATGTTTTCAAAATCTTGTAATTATGCTATAAAAGCATGTATTTTTATTGCTAAACAATCTTTAGAAGATAAAAAAGTAGGTTTTATTGATATTTCAAAAGAAATAGATTCTCCACAAGCGTTTACTGCAAAAATTTTGCAATTAGTTGTAAAAGAAGGAATTATAGATTCGGCTAAAGGAGTAAATGGAGGATTTTATATTCCTAAAAAAAGAATTTCAAACATTTATTTATCTCAAATTGTAAGTGCGATAGATGGCGATGCTGTTTTTAAAGGATGTGGTATTGGACTTTCTCATTGCTCGGAAGATCATCCTTGCCCTGTTCATGATAAATTTAAAGATATCAGAAATGCATTATCAAATATGCTTGAAACCACTAATTTAGAAGAATTGGCTTTAGGAATTAAATCTGGAGAAACTTTTCTCAAATATTAA
- the nadA gene encoding quinolinate synthase NadA: MKTTSDLKEKILELKKRKNAVILAHYYQEEAIQEIADFVGDSLELSRKASQVDADIIIFAGVYFMAETAKIVNPNKKVIVPDVKAGCSLADGCPPDEFKAFLEKYSNHTVVTYINCTAEVKTLTDIVCTSSNAKKVISSIPEDQPIVFAPDKNLGKYLIAETGRDMVLWEGSCIVHEAFSLEKLIDLYKKHPTATIIAHPESETHILKVAHYIGSTSGMLNHVKNSPKDTFIVATEAGILHQMQLDNPTKTLIPAPSKEDNTCACSECAFMKVNTLEKLYQCLQDESPEVKLNNEIIEKARIPIYKMLDLK; the protein is encoded by the coding sequence ATGAAAACGACTTCGGATTTAAAAGAGAAAATTCTTGAATTGAAGAAAAGAAAAAATGCGGTAATTCTGGCGCATTATTATCAAGAAGAAGCCATTCAAGAAATTGCTGATTTTGTGGGTGATAGTTTAGAATTATCGAGAAAAGCATCGCAAGTTGATGCTGATATCATCATTTTTGCTGGCGTTTATTTCATGGCAGAAACCGCTAAAATTGTCAATCCAAATAAAAAAGTAATCGTTCCCGATGTAAAAGCAGGTTGTTCCCTTGCCGATGGTTGTCCACCAGATGAATTCAAAGCTTTCTTAGAAAAATATTCGAATCATACCGTTGTTACTTACATCAATTGCACAGCAGAAGTTAAAACCTTAACCGATATTGTTTGTACTTCTTCCAATGCAAAAAAAGTAATTTCATCTATTCCAGAAGATCAGCCCATTGTTTTTGCTCCTGATAAAAATTTAGGCAAATATTTAATTGCTGAAACGGGAAGAGATATGGTTTTATGGGAAGGCTCTTGCATTGTTCACGAAGCATTTTCATTAGAAAAATTAATCGATTTATATAAAAAACATCCAACCGCTACCATTATTGCTCATCCTGAATCGGAAACGCATATTTTGAAAGTAGCACACTACATAGGTTCGACTTCAGGCATGTTGAATCATGTAAAAAACAGTCCAAAAGACACTTTTATCGTAGCCACAGAGGCGGGAATTTTACACCAAATGCAATTGGATAATCCAACCAAAACATTAATTCCAGCGCCTTCAAAAGAAGACAATACTTGTGCGTGCAGCGAATGTGCGTTTATGAAAGTCAACACCTTAGAAAAACTCTATCAATGTTTACAAGATGAAAGTCCAGAAGTAAAACTAAATAATGAAATAATTGAAAAAGCAAGAATACCAATTTATAAAATGTTGGATTTAAAATAA
- a CDS encoding fasciclin domain-containing protein, with protein MKVTIKTLVALLLLFQISCKQSETDSSTENQNSNTTEESVDLSVGQEGVQDEVSNPNIVQVASGSPDHTTLVAAVKAAGLVTSLSNAGPFTVFAPTNSAFDKLPAGTVEDLLKPENKDKLVDILGYHTYVGVLKPEYMQDGGEYEMVTPKKVKITKDGDKTFVNGSEITATIETSNGLILVINDVLLPK; from the coding sequence ATGAAAGTAACCATTAAAACTTTAGTTGCTTTGTTACTATTATTTCAAATTAGTTGTAAACAAAGTGAAACTGATTCAAGTACAGAAAACCAAAATTCTAATACAACTGAAGAATCAGTCGATTTAAGTGTTGGGCAAGAAGGCGTTCAAGATGAGGTTTCTAATCCAAATATTGTTCAAGTGGCATCTGGAAGCCCTGATCATACTACATTAGTTGCTGCAGTTAAAGCAGCTGGATTAGTAACTTCATTAAGTAATGCTGGTCCGTTTACCGTTTTTGCTCCAACAAATTCAGCTTTTGACAAACTTCCAGCAGGTACGGTAGAAGATTTATTAAAGCCTGAAAACAAAGATAAATTAGTAGATATTTTAGGATACCATACTTATGTAGGTGTATTGAAACCAGAATATATGCAAGATGGAGGAGAATACGAAATGGTAACGCCTAAAAAAGTAAAAATCACAAAAGATGGAGACAAAACTTTTGTTAATGGTTCTGAAATAACAGCAACAATAGAAACTTCAAATGGGTTAATACTAGTAATTAACGATGTATTGCTTCCAAAATAA
- a CDS encoding c-type cytochrome, translating to MKQLLKNKLSSILNIFNYPKYVFIGLILSFILYSLSIYLLPLFSNNHTNNQDIELSNKGRLVWQQNNCHTCHQLYGLGGYLGPDLTNVFSRTGKNESYIKGIITSGVKQMPAFNLNEKEMKALISFLKNIDTSGTADVKKYSPEITGTFNLETK from the coding sequence ATGAAACAACTACTAAAAAATAAATTAAGTTCAATATTAAATATTTTTAACTATCCTAAATATGTCTTTATAGGCTTAATCCTAAGTTTCATCTTATATAGTCTATCAATTTATTTATTGCCTTTATTTTCTAACAATCATACGAATAATCAAGATATTGAACTAAGTAATAAAGGTCGATTAGTTTGGCAACAAAACAATTGTCATACTTGTCATCAATTATATGGTTTAGGTGGATATTTAGGCCCCGATTTAACTAATGTGTTTTCTAGGACAGGTAAAAATGAATCATACATAAAAGGCATAATAACATCTGGTGTTAAACAAATGCCCGCTTTTAATTTAAATGAAAAAGAAATGAAAGCACTAATCTCTTTTCTAAAAAACATAGATACTTCTGGAACGGCTGATGTTAAAAAATATTCTCCTGAAATTACTGGAACTTTTAATTTAGAAACAAAATGA
- the nrdD gene encoding anaerobic ribonucleoside-triphosphate reductase, which yields MQTQTTEALLQHNEKRTKCLVYTRVMGYHRPVESFNIGKKGEHKQRTHFRECKS from the coding sequence ATGCAAACACAAACCACTGAAGCTTTGCTTCAACACAATGAAAAAAGAACCAAATGTTTGGTGTATACACGAGTAATGGGCTATCACAGACCCGTAGAAAGTTTTAATATTGGAAAAAAAGGTGAACACAAACAACGAACCCACTTTAGAGAATGTAAATCTTGA
- a CDS encoding anaerobic ribonucleoside-triphosphate reductase activating protein, which translates to MNTNNEPTLENVNLDFLNKKAIHSFTPFTLLDYPDKSACILWFAGCNMKCDYCYNPEIVFGKGSFYFSEIVSFLKSRRNLLDALVFSGGECLIHKDVIPFIKFVKSLGFLIKVDTNGSQPKVLEKLIEEQLIDYVALDFKGPKEKFFTITKSDFYAQFLNCFELLQSSSIPFEVRTTYHSSLLNPEDIAAMLNVLLELGYEKNYYIQNFRNYQNTIEPLPDSQLISEKDIHHNMTKIIFR; encoded by the coding sequence GTGAACACAAACAACGAACCCACTTTAGAGAATGTAAATCTTGATTTTCTAAACAAAAAAGCCATTCATAGTTTTACACCCTTCACTCTACTAGATTATCCCGATAAATCGGCTTGTATCTTATGGTTTGCAGGGTGTAATATGAAATGTGATTATTGTTACAATCCCGAAATAGTTTTCGGAAAAGGCTCTTTTTACTTTTCCGAAATTGTTTCATTTTTAAAATCGAGAAGAAATTTGTTGGATGCCTTAGTTTTTAGCGGGGGAGAATGTTTGATTCACAAAGACGTTATTCCATTCATCAAATTCGTAAAAAGTTTAGGCTTTTTAATCAAAGTGGACACCAATGGAAGTCAACCAAAAGTACTCGAAAAACTAATAGAAGAACAGCTAATCGATTATGTGGCTTTGGATTTTAAAGGTCCTAAAGAAAAATTCTTTACGATTACAAAATCGGATTTTTATGCTCAATTTTTAAATTGTTTTGAATTGCTTCAATCGAGTTCCATTCCGTTTGAAGTTCGAACTACTTATCATTCCTCTTTATTGAATCCAGAAGATATTGCTGCAATGCTAAACGTTTTATTAGAATTAGGTTACGAAAAAAACTATTACATTCAAAATTTTAGAAATTATCAAAACACGATTGAACCACTACCGGATTCGCAATTAATTTCTGAAAAGGATATCCATCACAATATGACTAAAATCATATTTCGATGA
- a CDS encoding cbb3-type cytochrome c oxidase subunit I encodes MKNHGIYLIRIALILLLLGLFFGHLASESYRITEPKSGVMGFLSLRPLHVSSVYLSIITAGLGFLTLIIAKRKTTLFGTLLQYLHFSLWIIALFGIFYSYLTGDFGGREYWEFNPFWALPILISFIVYLIYYLHQMGFKEKWPVYYWMWLTGILFFIFTFIENYLWIFSYFRSHFITDMTIQWKANGALVGAVNQIIYGIAFYLMEKISKDTKTSFHKLSFAMYFLGLFNLIFNWGHHIYLLPTEKVIHYIAYAVSMTEWIIFIKIFYNWNNQLKENTTYYNFFPYRFLMAADYWVMLNLGLALLISIPAINLYTHGTHITVAHAMGTTIGINTMIILAACFYFIKPSFISNKVLNFNSLIFWIVQYTLLFFLISLVAMGIKKALWQAGLDDNTFSEMMNENSFWTTLFILFGTILMFTLGYFVIYLFIKSWKKINS; translated from the coding sequence ATGAAGAATCACGGAATATATTTAATACGAATTGCATTAATTCTTCTTCTCTTAGGCTTGTTTTTTGGTCATTTAGCTTCCGAAAGTTATCGTATTACCGAACCCAAATCGGGCGTCATGGGATTTTTATCACTTCGTCCGCTTCATGTAAGCAGCGTTTATTTAAGTATTATTACTGCTGGTCTTGGTTTTCTAACTTTGATTATTGCGAAGAGGAAGACTACTCTATTTGGGACACTTTTACAATATCTTCATTTTTCACTTTGGATAATTGCTTTATTTGGTATTTTTTATAGTTATTTAACAGGTGATTTCGGAGGAAGAGAATATTGGGAATTTAACCCATTTTGGGCATTACCTATTCTCATTTCATTTATTGTATATCTTATTTATTATTTACACCAAATGGGATTTAAAGAAAAATGGCCAGTATATTATTGGATGTGGCTCACAGGAATTCTCTTTTTCATCTTTACTTTCATTGAAAATTATTTATGGATTTTCTCATACTTTCGTTCTCATTTTATAACAGATATGACCATTCAATGGAAAGCAAACGGTGCTTTGGTAGGAGCTGTTAATCAAATTATATATGGTATTGCTTTTTACTTAATGGAAAAAATTAGCAAAGACACTAAAACGTCTTTCCATAAACTATCATTTGCGATGTATTTTTTAGGTTTATTTAATCTAATATTCAATTGGGGACATCATATTTATTTACTTCCAACAGAAAAAGTAATTCATTATATAGCTTATGCAGTGAGCATGACTGAATGGATAATATTCATCAAAATATTTTACAATTGGAATAATCAACTTAAAGAAAATACAACGTATTATAATTTTTTCCCGTATCGCTTTTTAATGGCAGCAGATTATTGGGTTATGCTAAATTTAGGATTGGCTTTATTAATATCTATTCCTGCTATAAATTTATATACACACGGAACACATATTACTGTTGCTCACGCAATGGGAACCACAATTGGAATTAACACTATGATAATTTTAGCAGCTTGTTTCTATTTTATAAAGCCATCTTTTATTTCCAATAAAGTTTTAAATTTTAATTCTTTAATATTCTGGATAGTACAATATACATTATTATTCTTTTTAATTTCTTTAGTAGCTATGGGAATAAAAAAAGCATTATGGCAAGCTGGATTAGATGATAATACTTTTTCAGAAATGATGAATGAGAACAGTTTTTGGACAACATTGTTTATTCTATTTGGAACAATTTTAATGTTTACTTTAGGATATTTTGTTATTTATCTATTTATTAAATCTTGGAAAAAGATAAATTCTTAA